In the Kitasatospora terrestris genome, one interval contains:
- a CDS encoding alpha/beta fold hydrolase, producing MTIRPPRHRRTARRLRTALAGAAAGALLAGLAALPAHARGGAPEPLGTAAGTWGHAHYEPGPCPRTADPTPGLDDARCGTLTVPEDRSRPTGRTIALAVAVVPAEAHRPAPDPIVWLAGGPGDDANSEIGLALAGGLNRDRDLIFMSQRGTYSADPALTCPNIDAFNARALNLVWGAPSTGALHVEATRACRDRLTGLGADLGAYNSTESAADYADLRRALGIREWNVFGISYGTDLALLYQRLHPEGLRSVGIDGVLPPSLASGAVTWKAAREGFDGIFAACAAQPECDGRYPDLKGTFERLVVELEAHPVTTEVAVPGHPDPVEVVLDGGVLVNWLTFASHLAAGVPRSLDELAHGNPQRIAEQWAGGKLAPQAVGRLSHGLAYGVFCSEWTPFETEADVLRAGQQAFPSFPASVQAQAPGLAWLHDDCRAWDVPAAPGSVRDVTVSDIPTLVLSGGFDSQTAPSSGPYAARTLSRSTVVTVPYVAHVVFADSPCAQSVTRSFFDTPTAPDLACLACLEPPAFEIAP from the coding sequence GTGACCATCCGCCCTCCCCGCCACCGCCGCACCGCCCGCCGGCTGCGGACCGCCCTGGCCGGCGCCGCCGCCGGCGCCCTGCTGGCCGGCCTCGCCGCCCTGCCCGCCCACGCCCGGGGCGGCGCCCCGGAGCCGCTCGGCACCGCCGCCGGCACCTGGGGGCACGCCCACTACGAACCGGGCCCCTGCCCGCGGACCGCCGACCCCACCCCCGGGCTCGACGACGCCCGCTGCGGAACCCTCACCGTGCCCGAGGACCGCTCCCGGCCCACCGGACGGACGATCGCCCTCGCCGTCGCGGTGGTGCCCGCCGAGGCCCACCGGCCCGCACCCGACCCGATCGTGTGGCTCGCCGGCGGCCCCGGCGACGACGCCAACTCCGAGATCGGGCTGGCGCTGGCCGGCGGCCTGAACCGCGACCGGGACCTGATCTTCATGTCCCAGCGCGGCACCTACTCGGCCGACCCCGCGCTCACCTGCCCGAACATCGACGCGTTCAACGCCCGCGCGCTGAACCTCGTCTGGGGCGCGCCCTCCACCGGCGCCCTGCACGTCGAGGCCACCCGCGCCTGCCGCGACCGGCTGACCGGCCTGGGCGCCGACCTCGGCGCGTACAACAGCACCGAGAGCGCCGCCGACTACGCCGACCTGCGCCGCGCGCTCGGCATCCGGGAGTGGAACGTCTTCGGCATCTCCTACGGCACCGACCTGGCGCTGCTCTACCAGCGCCTGCACCCGGAGGGCCTGCGCTCGGTCGGCATCGACGGCGTCCTGCCGCCCTCGCTGGCGAGCGGCGCGGTCACCTGGAAGGCCGCCCGCGAGGGCTTCGACGGCATCTTCGCGGCCTGCGCGGCGCAGCCCGAGTGCGACGGCCGCTACCCGGACCTCAAGGGCACCTTCGAGCGGCTCGTCGTCGAGCTGGAGGCCCACCCGGTCACCACCGAGGTCGCCGTCCCGGGCCACCCGGACCCGGTGGAGGTCGTGCTGGACGGCGGAGTCCTGGTGAACTGGCTGACCTTCGCCAGCCACCTGGCGGCCGGGGTGCCCCGCTCGCTCGACGAGCTGGCGCACGGCAACCCGCAGCGGATCGCCGAGCAGTGGGCGGGCGGCAAGCTCGCCCCGCAGGCCGTGGGGCGGCTCTCGCACGGCCTCGCCTACGGCGTGTTCTGCAGCGAGTGGACGCCGTTCGAGACCGAGGCCGACGTGCTCCGGGCCGGGCAGCAGGCCTTCCCCTCCTTCCCCGCGTCGGTGCAGGCGCAGGCCCCCGGGCTGGCCTGGCTGCACGACGACTGCCGCGCCTGGGACGTCCCCGCGGCCCCGGGCTCGGTCCGCGACGTGACGGTCAGCGACATCCCCACCCTCGTCCTGTCGGGCGGCTTCGACTCGCAGACCGCGCCGAGCAGCGGCCCGTACGCCGCCCGCACCCTGAGCCGGTCGACGGTCGTCACCGTCCCGTACGTCGCGCACGTGGTCTTCGCCGACTCGCCCTGCGCGCAGTCCGTCACCCGGTCGTTCTTCGACACCCCGACCGCGCCGGACCTCGCGTGCCTGGCCTGCCTGGAGCCGCCCGCGTTCGAGATCGCACCGTGA
- a CDS encoding alpha/beta fold hydrolase — translation MEGGPGGDAFGSIPFLIGSGVNRDRELIVMAQRGTLHSEPNLACPEVDRFNAAAVGLRYGTPSTGRLLVRATQECRDRLTADGVDLGAYNTFENAADFADLREALGVGRWHVYGYSYGTDLALTHLRRHPGGIRSVAIDSVAPPQVITLPWTWDSAREGLDAVFAACEAQPACAERYPGLERTLTEQVGRLEADPLTLTVQPPAGGDPVRVVLDGGALVDLLVAKAVPFADLPAAIDELAHGNPERFARARAAGATPVVGEFAQGLKESVACGEWVPGHAADEVLAAGRRAFPGWPDSVLAQAPQLPFQYDVCDVWDVPDRTAAQRVPTVSDLPALVLSGTFDAKTGASWGAYAARTLSRSTVVRIPGIGHWVVPQSCCAADVLVSFLADPAAPDTRCAAGLEPAPFTITPEPEAVP, via the coding sequence ATGGAGGGCGGCCCGGGCGGCGACGCGTTCGGGTCCATCCCGTTCCTGATCGGCTCCGGGGTGAACCGGGACCGCGAACTGATCGTCATGGCGCAGCGCGGGACGCTCCACTCGGAGCCGAACCTGGCCTGCCCGGAGGTCGACCGGTTCAACGCGGCCGCGGTCGGCCTGCGCTACGGCACGCCCTCGACCGGTCGGCTCCTGGTACGGGCCACGCAGGAGTGCCGGGACCGCCTGACGGCCGACGGCGTCGACCTGGGCGCGTACAACACCTTCGAGAACGCCGCCGACTTCGCCGACCTGCGCGAGGCCCTGGGCGTGGGGCGGTGGCACGTCTACGGCTACTCCTACGGCACCGACCTGGCCCTCACCCACCTGCGCCGGCACCCCGGGGGGATCCGGTCGGTGGCGATCGACTCGGTCGCCCCTCCGCAGGTCATCACCCTGCCGTGGACCTGGGACAGCGCCCGCGAGGGGCTGGACGCGGTGTTCGCGGCCTGCGAGGCCCAGCCCGCCTGCGCCGAGCGCTACCCGGGCCTGGAGCGGACGCTGACCGAGCAGGTCGGACGGCTGGAGGCGGACCCCCTGACGCTGACGGTGCAGCCGCCGGCCGGGGGCGACCCGGTGCGGGTCGTCCTCGACGGCGGCGCGCTGGTGGACCTGCTGGTCGCCAAGGCCGTCCCGTTCGCGGACCTCCCCGCGGCGATCGACGAGCTGGCGCACGGGAATCCGGAACGCTTCGCCCGGGCCCGCGCCGCCGGCGCGACGCCGGTCGTCGGCGAGTTCGCCCAGGGGCTGAAGGAGTCGGTCGCCTGCGGCGAGTGGGTGCCGGGCCACGCGGCGGACGAGGTGCTGGCCGCCGGGCGGCGGGCCTTCCCCGGATGGCCGGACTCCGTCCTGGCGCAGGCGCCGCAGCTGCCCTTCCAGTACGACGTGTGCGACGTGTGGGACGTGCCCGACCGCACCGCCGCCCAGCGGGTGCCCACCGTCAGCGACCTGCCGGCGCTCGTCCTCTCCGGCACCTTCGACGCGAAGACCGGGGCCAGTTGGGGCGCGTACGCGGCCCGGACGCTGTCCCGCTCGACGGTCGTGCGGATCCCCGGGATCGGCCACTGGGTGGTCCCCCAGTCGTGCTGCGCGGCGGACGTCCTGGTCTCCTTCCTCGCCGACCCGGCCGCGCCCGACACCCGCTGCGCGGCCGGCCTCGAGCCCGCCCCGTTCACCATCACCCCCGAGCCGGAGGCCGTCCCGTGA
- a CDS encoding GNAT family N-acetyltransferase, which produces MIISPDAPNAALLERIERFYDAVPRSGARAEDFGPLSLFVREGAGWPYYARPALGASAGVTAADVDRVRTRQRELGVPEAFEWTAETAPALRAAVEESGLRVNEHPLMVLDTDTVPAAEDGPDGVEVRLLPGGDPLLAASMAVAHLAFGEPGTAIGSAGAGELAAAVEAAEADGTAQRLTGRIEAGLSAVAVALAADGALLGSGQHQWVGEVSELVGIGTLPVARRRGVGRALTARLAADARAKGATTVFLTASDEAVARVYASAGFRRIATALIAEPA; this is translated from the coding sequence GTGATCATTTCCCCTGATGCCCCGAACGCCGCCCTGCTCGAACGGATCGAGCGCTTCTACGACGCCGTCCCGCGCTCCGGCGCCCGGGCCGAGGACTTCGGCCCGCTCAGCCTCTTCGTCCGCGAGGGCGCCGGCTGGCCGTACTACGCCCGGCCCGCGCTCGGCGCGAGCGCCGGCGTCACCGCCGCCGACGTCGACCGGGTGCGCACCAGGCAGCGCGAGCTCGGCGTGCCCGAGGCCTTCGAGTGGACCGCCGAGACCGCCCCCGCGCTGCGCGCCGCCGTGGAGGAGAGCGGCCTCAGGGTGAACGAGCACCCGCTGATGGTCCTCGACACCGACACGGTGCCGGCCGCCGAGGACGGCCCGGACGGTGTCGAGGTCCGGCTGCTCCCCGGCGGGGACCCGCTGCTGGCCGCCTCGATGGCGGTGGCGCACCTCGCGTTCGGCGAGCCCGGCACGGCGATCGGGTCGGCCGGTGCGGGCGAGCTCGCCGCGGCGGTCGAGGCGGCGGAGGCCGACGGTACGGCGCAGCGGCTGACCGGGCGGATCGAGGCCGGGCTGTCCGCGGTCGCGGTGGCCCTGGCGGCGGACGGCGCGCTGCTCGGCTCCGGCCAGCACCAGTGGGTCGGCGAGGTCAGCGAGCTCGTCGGCATCGGCACCCTCCCCGTCGCCCGCCGCCGCGGGGTCGGCCGCGCCCTGACCGCCCGCCTGGCCGCGGACGCCCGTGCCAAGGGCGCCACCACGGTCTTCCTCACCGCGAGCGACGAGGCGGTGGCCCGGGTCTACGCCTCCGCCGGCTTCCGCCGCATCGCCACCGCCCTCATCGCCGAACCCGCCTGA
- a CDS encoding alpha-L-glutamate ligase → MLLFYGCPDDEPLARAVTAARAGGLDHLLVDQTRLARYDLVCGPGLDARLAAEGRELPLAGITAVYARPLEPPLPRDDASARARAAAFHRWFTDWLDGADAFVVNRPRAMESNSSKPYQAQLIARTGFAVPDTLVSDDPEEVLEFRRQHGRVVYKSVSGIRSVVRELQPADEARLPLLRALPTQFQAYVPGRDVRVHVVGERVFAASVDSPAIDYRYAQRDGLSAELAPYRLPAGVARRAVALAAALGLPLAGIDLRVRPDGGWVCFEVNPMPAYSYYESHTGLPIAAALVELLAAARTGPAVRTEV, encoded by the coding sequence GTGCTGCTCTTCTACGGCTGCCCCGACGACGAACCGCTCGCCCGCGCGGTCACCGCCGCCCGCGCGGGCGGGCTCGACCACCTGCTGGTCGACCAGACCCGCCTGGCCCGCTACGACCTGGTCTGCGGCCCCGGCCTGGACGCCCGACTCGCCGCCGAGGGGCGGGAGTTGCCGCTGGCGGGGATCACCGCGGTGTACGCGCGGCCGCTGGAGCCGCCGCTCCCCCGGGACGACGCGTCGGCCCGGGCCCGGGCCGCCGCCTTCCACCGCTGGTTCACCGACTGGCTGGACGGCGCCGACGCCTTCGTGGTCAACCGGCCCCGGGCGATGGAGTCCAACTCCTCCAAGCCGTACCAGGCGCAGCTGATCGCCCGGACGGGCTTCGCCGTCCCGGACACCCTGGTCAGCGACGACCCGGAGGAGGTGCTGGAGTTCCGCCGGCAGCACGGCCGGGTGGTGTACAAGTCGGTGAGCGGGATCCGGTCCGTCGTCCGGGAGTTGCAGCCCGCCGACGAGGCGCGGCTGCCGCTGCTGCGGGCCCTGCCGACCCAGTTCCAGGCGTACGTGCCGGGGCGGGACGTCCGGGTCCACGTGGTCGGCGAGCGGGTCTTCGCCGCCTCGGTGGACTCCCCCGCCATCGACTACCGCTACGCGCAGCGGGACGGGCTGAGCGCCGAGCTGGCGCCGTACCGGCTGCCGGCCGGGGTCGCGCGGCGGGCGGTCGCGCTGGCGGCGGCGCTCGGGCTGCCGCTCGCCGGGATCGACCTGCGGGTGCGGCCGGACGGCGGATGGGTGTGCTTCGAGGTCAACCCGATGCCCGCCTACAGTTACTACGAGTCGCACACCGGGCTGCCGATCGCGGCGGCCCTGGTCGAACTGCTGGCCGCCGCCCGCACGGGCCCGGCCGTACGGACGGAGGTCTGA